One genomic window of Campylobacter curvus includes the following:
- the thiS gene encoding sulfur carrier protein ThiS, which produces MIEVSLNGKILKLEHDMSVQEFLASLGFDMKFIALERDGEILAKTSWQDTMMSGGERYEVVEFVGGG; this is translated from the coding sequence ATGATTGAAGTTAGCCTAAACGGCAAAATTTTAAAGCTTGAGCACGATATGAGCGTGCAGGAATTTTTAGCCTCGCTTGGCTTTGATATGAAATTTATCGCCCTTGAAAGAGACGGCGAAATTTTAGCCAAAACCAGCTGGCAAGATACGATGATGAGTGGTGGCGAGCGATACGAAGTGGTCGAATTCGTAGGTGGTGGATGA